In Oenanthe melanoleuca isolate GR-GAL-2019-014 chromosome 8, OMel1.0, whole genome shotgun sequence, a single genomic region encodes these proteins:
- the TMEM69 gene encoding transmembrane protein 69, translating to MFSLIQRCCLNTPFKLQKLTGPSLLLCGKNKTSWSSLALRLQRDARPLSTSQSLKPASVYTTQLQAFHTSLPVFKKKTPAESEAESHKSLESLKDCPKPVLYLSLGGLIPFVAVPLAMAMQGTYCPQLAFAQVAYGAVTASFLGGMRWGFALPENSPAKPDWLNMANGTVPPLLACQALLFKDVTQGAVMLILALGIALHYDISLLPTYPRWFKVLRVVGTMVMILSLLATVALKAFLEGEQSDDRKIWQNTNK from the coding sequence CTGCAGAAGTTAACTggtcccagcctgctgctctgtgggaagAACAAGACATCTTGGTCGTCCTTGGCCCTCCGGCTGCAGAGAGATGCACGTCCTCTCTCAACATCTCAGAGCCTCAAACCAGCATCAGTTTACACAACCCAGCTCCAGGCTTTTCACACCTCTCTTCCTGTCTTCAAGAAGAAAACCCCTGCAGAATCTGAGGCAGAATCACATAAAAGCCTGGAATCACTGAAGGATTGTCCCAAGCCAGTCCTTTACTTAAGCCTTGGGGGGCTGATTCCATTTGTGGCCGTGCCACTGGCCATGGCCATGCAGGGCACCTACTGCCCTCAGCTGGCCTTTGCTCAGGTTGCCTACGGTGCTGTAACAGCGTCATTCCTGGGGGGAATGAGGTGGGGGTTTGCTCTCCCAGAAAACAGCCCAGCTAAACCAGACTGGCTGAACATGGCTAACGGCACAGTTCCTCCTCTGCTTGCCTGCCAAGCCTTGCTTTTCAAAGATGTCACTCAGGGAGCAGTAATGCTCATTCTGGCCTTAGGGATAGCACTGCATTATGACATTTCCCTTCTTCCGACTTACCCCAGGTGGTTTAAAGTACTGAGGGTGGTGGGAACAATGGTGATGATATTATCCCTGTTGGCTACTGTAGCACTGAAAGCTTTCTTAGAAGGGGAGCAAAGTGATGACAGAAAAATATGGCagaacacaaataaataa
- the IPP gene encoding actin-binding protein IPP — MAASAGTGKGGSGSSSSSSSERHARLLLAQINRLRAGHSFCDVRLEVGPEAFSVHRLVLAASSPYFAALFAGGMKESGRDVVRIAGVEADTFHTLLDFIYTGVVSIAEHNVQELIVAADMLQLTEVVELCCEFLKGQIDPLNCIGLFQFSEQIACHDLMEFTESYIHAHFLEVQSGEEFLALTKEQLVKILRSEDLSIEDEYQVFTAAMQWILKDVGKRKKYVVEVLEPVRFPLLPAQRLLKYIESIPDFSLRVALQTLLKEYCEVSKSPKENKVSSFLQASKGRPRRKARKYLYAVGGYTRLQGGRWSDSRALSCVERFDTFSHYWTTVSSLHQARSGLGVAVVGGMVYAIGGEDNSMIFDCTECYDPVTKQWTTVASMNHPRCALGVCTCYGAIYALGGWIGAEIGNTIERFDPEENSWDVVGSMAKPRYCFGCCEMQGLIYVIGGISSEGVELRSVEVYDPISKRWSELAPMGTRRAYLGVAALNDCIYAVGGWNESQDALASVERYSFEEEKWVEVASMKIPRAGVCVVAVNGLLYASGGRAPSPDFAAPVTSDSVEVYNPHMDSWTEIANMITSRCEGGVAVL; from the exons ATGGCGGCGAGTGCCGGGACGGGCAAGGGCGGCtctggctccagctccagctccagctccgaGCGGCACGCCCGCCTCCTCCTGGCCCAGATCAACCGGCTGCGCGCCGGGCACAGCTTCTGCGACGTGCGGCTGGAGGTGGGCCCGGAGGCGTTCTCCGTGCACCGCCTGGTGCTGGCGGCCAGCAGCCCCTACTTCGCGGCGCTGTTCGCGGGCGGCATGAAGGAGTCCGGGCGGGACGTGGTGCGCATCGCGGGCGTGGAGGCGGACACCTTCCACACGCTGCTCGACTTCATCTACACAG GGGTGGTGAGCATCGCGGAGCACAACGTCCAGGAGCTCATCGTCGCCGCGGACATGCTGCAGCTCACCGAGGTGGTGGAGCTCTGTTGCGAGTTCCTCAAGGGCCAGATCGACCCGCTGAACTGCATCGGCCTCTTCCAGTTCTCCGAGCAGATCGCCTGTCACGACTTGATGGAGTTCACCGAGAGCTACATCCATGCGCACTTCCTAGAGGTGCAGAGCGGGGAGGAGTTCCTGGCGCTcaccaaggagcagctggtgaAGATCCTGCGGAGCGAGGACCTGAGCATCGAGGACGAGTACCAGGTTTTCACGGCAGCGATGCAATGGATCCTGAAGGatgtggggaaaagaaagaaatatgtcGTGGAAGTACTGGAGCCTGTTCGATTCCCTCTGCTACCAGCGCAAAGACTGTTGAAATACATAGAAA GTATTCCAGATTTCAGTCTTCGGGTGGCCCTGCAAACTCTGTTGAAAGAATATTGTGAAGTCTCTAAGTCTCCCAAAGAGAACAAGGTCAGCAGTTTTCTGCAGGCTTCTAAAGGTCGTCCCCGGAGGAAAGCCAGGAAGTACCTTTATGCAGTAG GTGGGTACACCCGATTGCAAGGAGGACGCTGGAGTGACAGCAGAGCCCTCAGCTGCGTGGAGAGATTTGACACCTTCAGCCACTACTGGACCACAGTGTCCTCTCTGCACCAGGCCCGGAGCgggctgggggtggctgtgGTGGGAGGAATGGTCTATGCCATTGGAG GTGAGGACAACTCAATGATTTTTGATTGTACTGAATGTTATGATCCTGTTACTAAGCAATGGACAACTGTGGCTTCCATGAACCATCCCCGTTGTGCACTAGGAGTGTGCACATGCTATGGTGCTATCTATGCTTTGG GAGGCTGGATTGGAGCAGAGATTGGCAACACAATTGAAAGATTTGATCCTGAAGAGAATAGTTGGGATGTGGTGGGAAGCATGGCTAAGCCCCGTTACTGCTTTGGGTGTTGTGAAATGCAAG GTTTGATTTATGTCATTGGTGGTATCAGCAGTGAAGGAGTAGAGCTGCGTTCTGTTGAAGTCTACGACCCCATCTCTAAACGCTGGTCTGAGCTTGCTCCAATGGGCACCCGAAGAGCCTATCTTGGTGTAGCTGCTCTCAACGATTGTATCTATGCTGTGGGAGGCTGGAATGAATCCCAGGATGCACTTGCTAGTGTAGAAAGATACTCTTTTGAAGAG GAAAAGTGGGTTGAAGTTGCATCGATGAAGATCCCAAGAGCTGGTGTCTGTGTTGTGGCTGTGAATGGACTTCTCTATGCCTCAGGAGGCCGAGCTCCCAGTCCTGATTTTGCTGCTCCAGTAACCTCTGACTCTGTTGAAGTTTATAACCCTCACATGGACAGCTGGACTGAAATTGCCAACATGATCACCAGCCGCTGCGAAGGAGGCGTAGCTGTGCtgtaa
- the LOC130256184 gene encoding riboflavin-binding protein-like: MLRFVVTFLAIITSSTCQKYGCLEGDTQKLKPSPEPSMRECTLYSKSSCCYADFTEQLAHSPVIKVSNSYWNRCGQLSKSCEDFTKKIECFYRCSPHAARWIHPNDTAAIQAVPLCQSFCDDWYEACKDDSICVRNWLTDWEWDKSGENHCKNKCIPYHEMYTNGTDLCQSMWGKSFKVSESTCLCLQMNKKDSIAIKYLLSKSSEESSSSSSSSSEEHACQKKLLKFEKLKKKEAEQAR; encoded by the exons ATGCTGAGGTTTGTTGTCACCTTCCTTGCCATCATAACATCATCCACCTGCCAAAAATATGGATGTCTGGAAGGGGATACCCAAAAACTGAAGCCAAGTCCTGAGCCAAGTATGCGAGAGTGCACTCTGTACTCTAAAT CTTCCTGTTGCTATGCAGACTTCACAGAGCAATTGGCTCATTCCCCGGTAATTAAAGTAAGCAACAGCTACTGGAACAGATGTGGGCAGCTCAGTAAATC CTGTGAAGATTTCACAAAGAAAATCGAGTGCTTTTACCGGTGTTCTCCACATGCTGCTCGCTGGATCCATCCCAATGACACTGCTGCTATTCAGGCTGTGCCATTGTGCCAAAGCTTCTGTGATGACTG GTATGAAGCCTGCAAAGATGATTCCATATGTGTTCGTAACTGGCTGACGGACTGGGAGTGGGATAAAAGTGGAGAAAACCACTGTAAGAATAAATGTATTCCATACCATGAG ATGTACACAAATGGGACTGACCTCTGCCAGAGTATGTGGGGGAAGTCATTTAAGGTGAGCGAATCcacctgcctctgcctgcaAATGAACAAGAAGGACTCGATTGCAATCAAGTATCTCCTCTCCAAAAGCTCAGAGGaaagctccagcagcagcagcagcagcagtgaggagcaTGCCTGTCAAAAAAAACTCCTGAAGTTTgagaaactaaagaaaaaggaagcagaacagGCAAGATAA